In the genome of Candidatus Omnitrophota bacterium, one region contains:
- a CDS encoding helix-turn-helix domain-containing protein, translating into MNVDEVARYLGVVPDTIYRKARRGEIPAVKMGKMWRFPKETLDKWLNDSALESVKKN; encoded by the coding sequence ATGAACGTGGACGAAGTCGCTCGGTATCTTGGGGTGGTTCCGGATACCATCTACCGCAAGGCCCGGCGCGGCGAAATCCCTGCCGTCAAGATGGGCAAGATGTGGCGTTTCCCCAAAGAAACGCTGGATAAGTGGTTGAACGACTCAGCCCTTGAGTCGGTGAAAAAGAATTGA